Genomic DNA from Vibrio vulnificus CMCP6:
ATCACTAAAATGCGTATTGCACCTTCTCTGTCCTGCATTCTCTGCATGGGATCAGGAAGGGCAACGACATCTTCACGTACTGGATTACCTACGACTGGTGCATCTTTAAATGCCCCCGGGAAGGCTTGAAATACCTTTTTGGCGATTTTCGCTAGCCAGTGATTGGTTAACCCTGCCACCGCATTTTGCTCATGCAGGACCACTGGAATGCCAGATAGCCAAGCGGCAATACCACCAGGACCACTTACGTAGCCGCCCATCCCTAACACGGCATCCGGCTGCCAACGCTTAATGTGTGCCTTCGCTTGAAAAATAGCATTGAGGATTTGAAAAGGCGCCAAAACAAGGCGTTTGATGCCTTGGCCACGCAAACCTTTGACTTTAATGAAATCGATATCGATACCGTGCTTTGGCACCAACTCGGCTTCCATACGATCCGCGGTTCCGAGCCAACGGATTTCCCAGCCTTGTTGCTGTAATTTTTTCGCCACCGCCAAGCCAGGAAAAACGTGTCCACCTGTGCCTCCTGCCATGACCATTAATCTTTTATTCTTTTTCATCTGTCTGTAAGTCTGTTTTATTGCCCATCGAGATAAGTCGGCATTCATGATCAATTCTCAGAAGAATCGATACAGCGATGGACATAATAATTAAACTCGAACCACCATAGCTGATCAGTGGTAACGTAAGACCTTTGGTAGGGACCATCCCCGCTGCTGCCCCTACATTAACTAGGGTTTGAAAAGCGAACCAGATACCAATACCAAAAGCGAGATATCCACCAAATTGCAATTGATGTTCAAACGCCTTTTTACCGATAAACACCGCTTTGATCACTAGGCTAAAAATGAGTGCTAAGATCAGTACCACACCAATGAAACCAAGCTCTTCTGCCATAACGGCAAACACGAAGTCGGTGTGAGCTTCCGGCAAATACTCTAATTTTTGAATCGAGTTACCCAAACCTTGGCCAAACCATTCACCGCGACCAAACGCCATTAATGATTGAGTCAACTGATAGCCGCTACCAAATGGGTCTTCCCAAGGATCTAAGAAAGACGTCACACGTCTTACACGATACGGTTCGATGAGAATCAATCCTACAACCGCGGTAATCCCAGCAACCATCAACGCCAGAAACTGGCTCAATTTGGCTCCAGCGATAAAAAGCATGCCAAACAAGGTGACCAGCATAACAACAACCGTCCCCAAGTCGGGTTGCCCAAGTAGCAATAGCGCTAACGCGCCAAAAACCATAATGGGTTTCATGAAGCCACCAAAAAAGGTCGCTCTTACTTCATCCTGTTTACGAACCAAATAACCGGACATGAAGATAAACAGTGCAAGCTTGGCCACTTCCGCTGGCTGTAGGTTAAAAAGCCCTAGAGGGATCCAGCGTGACGCGCCATTCACCGATTTACCCGCAATTAAAACCACGACCAGCAACGCAAATGCGATACCCAACAAATAGTGGCTATGGCTTTGCCATTTCTGTAGTGGGATTTGCAACACTACTGCGGAGGTGCCCAACGCCAAGCACAAAAAAGTGGCATGGCGGAACATAAAGTGAAAAGGCTGATCCGTCAGACGAGAGCTGATAGGAAAGGACGCCGATGTCACCATCACCAGCCCCGTCAGCATTAAACACAATGCAATCCAAACCAACTGCCGATCAAACAAGGCGTCTGGTGGTGAGTGGCGAAACCAGCCGAACAAATTGTTTTTGATATTACCTACCATCACCAAACATCGTGCCTTGTTAAAAATACGCGTTAGAGGTTGCGCTATGCATACTGGCGAGCCAATTCGGCGAATCGATCGCCTCGCGCCATAAAATTACTGAATTGGTCAAAACTAGCACATGCAGGGGAAAGCATCACCATATCTCCAGATTGTAATTGTGGAGATATATGTTCAATCACATCTTCCATCCGCTCAAAACGCGTGGCCGATGCGTGCAATGGCATAAATTGATCACCATCAGCACCAAAACAACATAGTTGGAGGTTTAGCTGCGCCAAAATCGGCTTCAATGGTGAAAAGTCAGCCCCTTTGCCATCTCCACCCACCAGCAGGTAGAGTTTGCCAGCACAGTTAAGCCCCGATAAGGCAGCCTGTGTACTAGCAAGATTTGTCGCTTTTGAAT
This window encodes:
- the murG gene encoding undecaprenyldiphospho-muramoylpentapeptide beta-N-acetylglucosaminyltransferase, with protein sequence MKKNKRLMVMAGGTGGHVFPGLAVAKKLQQQGWEIRWLGTADRMEAELVPKHGIDIDFIKVKGLRGQGIKRLVLAPFQILNAIFQAKAHIKRWQPDAVLGMGGYVSGPGGIAAWLSGIPVVLHEQNAVAGLTNHWLAKIAKKVFQAFPGAFKDAPVVGNPVREDVVALPDPMQRMQDREGAIRILVMGGSQGARILNQTMPQVMAQLGSGFEIRHQAGKGSADEVRLAYQQAGVEHVEVSEFIDDVAAQYAWADLLVCRSGALTVSEVSAAGVGAIFIPFMHKDRQQALNADHLVACGAALMIEQPQLTVDKLAGEIQKLGRDTLLSMALHARAAAQNNADQVVADAIVALTEQK
- the ftsW gene encoding cell division protein FtsW is translated as MVGNIKNNLFGWFRHSPPDALFDRQLVWIALCLMLTGLVMVTSASFPISSRLTDQPFHFMFRHATFLCLALGTSAVVLQIPLQKWQSHSHYLLGIAFALLVVVLIAGKSVNGASRWIPLGLFNLQPAEVAKLALFIFMSGYLVRKQDEVRATFFGGFMKPIMVFGALALLLLGQPDLGTVVVMLVTLFGMLFIAGAKLSQFLALMVAGITAVVGLILIEPYRVRRVTSFLDPWEDPFGSGYQLTQSLMAFGRGEWFGQGLGNSIQKLEYLPEAHTDFVFAVMAEELGFIGVVLILALIFSLVIKAVFIGKKAFEHQLQFGGYLAFGIGIWFAFQTLVNVGAAAGMVPTKGLTLPLISYGGSSLIIMSIAVSILLRIDHECRLISMGNKTDLQTDEKE